From the genome of Symphalangus syndactylus isolate Jambi chromosome 7, NHGRI_mSymSyn1-v2.1_pri, whole genome shotgun sequence, one region includes:
- the LY6H gene encoding lymphocyte antigen 6H isoform X3: protein MLPAAMKGLGLALLAVLLCSAPAHGLWCQDCTLTTNSSHCTPKQCQPSDTVCASVRITDPSSSRKDHSVNKMCASSCDFVKRHFFSDYLMGFINSGILKVDVDCCEKDLCNGAAGAGHSPWALAGGLLLSLGPALLWAGP from the exons ATGCTGCCTGCAGCCATGAAGGGCCTCGGCCTGGCGTTGCTGGCCGTCCTGCTGTGCTCGGCGCCCG CTCATGGCCTGTGGTGCCAGGACTGCACCCTGACCACCAACTCCAGCCATTGCACCCCAAAGCAGTGCCAGCCGTCCGACACGGTGTGTGCCAGTGTCCGAATCACCGATCCCAGCAGCA GCAGGAAGGATCACTCCGTGAACAAGATGTGTGCCTCCTCCTGCGACTTCGTTAAGCGACACTTTTTCTCAGACTATCTGATGGGGTTTATTAACTCTGGGATCTTAAAGGTCGACGTGGACTGCTGCGAGAAGGATTTGTGCAATGGGGCAGCCGGGGCAGGGCACAGCCCCTGGGCCCTGGCCGGGGGGCTCCTGCTCAGCCTGGGGCCCGCCCTCCTCTGGGCTGGGCCCTGA
- the LY6H gene encoding lymphocyte antigen 6H isoform X2, which yields MLAPQRTRAPSPRAAPRPAWSMLPAAMKGLGLALLAVLLCSAPAHGLWCQDCTLTTNSSHCTPKQCQPSDTVCASVRITDPSSSRKDHSVNKMCASSCDFVKRHFFSDYLMGFINSGILKVDVDCCEKDLCNGAAGAGHSPWALAGGLLLSLGPALLWAGP from the exons AT GCTTGCGCCCCAGAGGACCCGCGCCCCAAGTCCCCGCGCCGCCCCCAGGCCCGCGTGGAGCATGCTGCCTGCAGCCATGAAGGGCCTCGGCCTGGCGTTGCTGGCCGTCCTGCTGTGCTCGGCGCCCG CTCATGGCCTGTGGTGCCAGGACTGCACCCTGACCACCAACTCCAGCCATTGCACCCCAAAGCAGTGCCAGCCGTCCGACACGGTGTGTGCCAGTGTCCGAATCACCGATCCCAGCAGCA GCAGGAAGGATCACTCCGTGAACAAGATGTGTGCCTCCTCCTGCGACTTCGTTAAGCGACACTTTTTCTCAGACTATCTGATGGGGTTTATTAACTCTGGGATCTTAAAGGTCGACGTGGACTGCTGCGAGAAGGATTTGTGCAATGGGGCAGCCGGGGCAGGGCACAGCCCCTGGGCCCTGGCCGGGGGGCTCCTGCTCAGCCTGGGGCCCGCCCTCCTCTGGGCTGGGCCCTGA
- the LY6H gene encoding lymphocyte antigen 6H isoform X1, which produces MLWPEFVPLPPSVGVFGDRSPWGCGFCKRSSEKFQGDLNQAEGEGILPTPGETEGHSSPRRARRLSPECGHPRDACAPEDPRPKSPRRPQARVEHAACSHEGPRPGVAGRPAVLGARSWPVVPGLHPDHQLQPLHPKAVPAVRHGVCQCPNHRSQQQQEGSLREQDVCLLLRLR; this is translated from the exons ATGCTCTGGCCAGAATTTGTACCTTTACCTCCGAGTGTGGGAGTGTTTGGCGACAGAAGCCCCTGGGGCTGCGGCTTCTG TAAACGTTCTTCCGAGAAATTCCAAGGGGATCTCAACCAAGCAGAGGGGGAAGGGATCCTGCCCACGCCTGG GGAGACCGAAGGGCACAGCTCCCCGCGCCGCGCACGCCGCCTGAGCCCGGAGTGCGGACACCCCCGGGAT GCTTGCGCCCCAGAGGACCCGCGCCCCAAGTCCCCGCGCCGCCCCCAGGCCCGCGTGGAGCATGCTGCCTGCAGCCATGAAGGGCCTCGGCCTGGCGTTGCTGGCCGTCCTGCTGTGCTCGGCGCCCG CTCATGGCCTGTGGTGCCAGGACTGCACCCTGACCACCAACTCCAGCCATTGCACCCCAAAGCAGTGCCAGCCGTCCGACACGGTGTGTGCCAGTGTCCGAATCACCGATCCCAGCAGCA GCAGGAAGGATCACTCCGTGAACAAGATGTGTGCCTCCTCCTGCGACTTCGTTAA